The DNA segment GGTGGGCCGCTGCTGGCTGCTGGTGATGCTGCTCTTCCGCGTGCTGGTGCTCGCCACGGTGGGCAGCGACGTCTTCGAGGACGAGCAGGAGGAGTTCGCGTGCAACACGCGGCAGCCGGGCTGCAAACCGGTGTGTTACGAC comes from the Meleagris gallopavo isolate NT-WF06-2002-E0010 breed Aviagen turkey brand Nicholas breeding stock unplaced genomic scaffold, Turkey_5.1 ChrUn_random_7180001900048, whole genome shotgun sequence genome and includes:
- the LOC109364720 gene encoding gap junction delta-3 protein-like, giving the protein MGEWGFLSSLLDAVQEHSPMVGRCWLLVMLLFRVLVLATVGSDVFEDEQEEFACNTRQPGCKPVCYDAAFPLSHYRFLVFHVLALSAPA